From the genome of Nocardia sp. NBC_01503, one region includes:
- a CDS encoding sensor histidine kinase, with the protein MVALAALVLLASGVALTSALSRSLTSRTDEQLYDAARSWAQPRAMKQVTTEDGRTVWVPTDAPRPPQPIKLTEQPRRYYELRKGPDGTVYSEFLAGNDQSTPDLSEQAGDGPESVGSTDASMPRWRILTISNTYGSTTVGISLAENLETISGLIYFELAVGATALLVLGSGGYLVVRRSLRPLRQVEETAAAIAGGDLHRRVPVRNVDTEVDHLARSLNEMLAQIQHGVAATEAQEEAARRSEAKMRRFIADASHELRTPLTTIRGFAELYRQGASADAAGILTRIEGEAARMGLLVEDLLMLARVDANRPFERKPVDLLLLATDAVHNAQAMAARQRSDPDAPDRPIELEIRPGEGTLQVVGDEARLRQVLANLLGNALTHTPAPTPVTVRLTPSRDEVRVDVSDAGPGLAPDAALRVFERFYRTDSSRARASGGTGLGLSIVQALVVAHGGRVTVDTAPGAGATFTVRLPREAPA; encoded by the coding sequence ATGGTAGCCCTGGCCGCACTGGTGCTGCTCGCCTCTGGAGTGGCCCTGACCTCGGCGCTGTCGCGCTCATTGACCTCACGCACCGATGAACAACTCTATGACGCGGCGCGCAGTTGGGCACAGCCGCGCGCGATGAAGCAGGTGACCACCGAGGACGGCCGCACCGTCTGGGTGCCCACCGACGCGCCGCGCCCGCCACAGCCGATAAAGCTGACCGAACAGCCGCGCCGTTACTACGAATTACGCAAAGGCCCTGATGGGACGGTCTATTCGGAGTTCCTGGCCGGAAACGACCAATCGACGCCCGATCTCTCCGAACAGGCCGGGGACGGACCGGAATCGGTCGGCTCGACCGATGCCTCCATGCCGCGCTGGCGAATCCTGACCATCTCCAATACGTACGGCTCGACCACCGTCGGTATCTCCCTGGCCGAGAACCTGGAGACCATCTCCGGGCTCATCTACTTCGAACTCGCCGTCGGCGCAACGGCTCTGCTGGTGCTCGGCAGCGGCGGCTATCTGGTGGTGCGGCGCAGTCTGCGCCCGCTGCGGCAGGTGGAGGAGACCGCGGCCGCCATCGCGGGCGGTGATCTGCATCGGCGGGTGCCCGTGCGCAATGTCGATACCGAGGTCGATCATCTGGCGCGTTCGCTCAATGAGATGCTGGCGCAGATTCAGCACGGCGTCGCCGCCACCGAGGCGCAGGAGGAGGCCGCGCGGCGCTCCGAGGCCAAGATGCGCCGCTTCATCGCCGATGCCAGTCATGAACTGCGCACCCCGCTGACCACCATCCGCGGCTTCGCCGAGCTGTATCGGCAGGGGGCGAGCGCCGATGCCGCCGGCATCCTGACCCGTATCGAGGGCGAGGCCGCCCGGATGGGTCTGCTGGTGGAGGATCTGCTCATGCTGGCCCGGGTCGACGCCAATCGGCCCTTCGAGCGAAAGCCCGTGGACCTGCTGCTGCTGGCCACCGACGCGGTGCACAACGCCCAGGCCATGGCCGCGCGGCAGCGCTCGGACCCGGATGCGCCGGATCGCCCCATCGAACTCGAAATCCGGCCGGGGGAGGGGACTTTGCAGGTGGTCGGCGATGAGGCCCGGCTGCGCCAAGTGCTGGCGAATCTGCTCGGTAACGCGCTCACCCATACGCCCGCTCCGACGCCGGTCACGGTGCGGCTCACACCCTCTCGTGACGAGGTCCGCGTCGATGTCAGCGACGCGGGGCCCGGTTTGGCCCCCGACGCCGCGCTGCGGGTCTTCGAACGCTTCTATCGCACCGACTCCTCTCGCGCCCGGGCCAGCGGCGGCACCGGGCTGGGTTTGTCGATCGTGCAGGCGCTGGTCGTCGCGCATGGTGGCCGGGTGACGGTCGATACCGCGCCGGGGGCGGGCGCCACCTTCACGGTGCGACTGCCCCGCGAGGCGCCCGCCTGA